GGTTTTATCATTAAACAAAGGGTTagaacttgtatttttgcattcTGTTCTTGAATGTTTTTAGgtaatttttcaagaaaagtATAGTAATCAAAAGGTAAAAATGAATTGATGTAAGAAATGATAGAACAACACTGCAATTCAAAAGAATTGATAAGTTGAGAGGAagatttatcaattaaaaaatccaAAGATATGAATCAAGGGTGTTCTTAAAAACCAAGAAAGAGTCTTTCTCACAAAACTTCATTCCAAAATTAGTCAAAACTAATTATAAGATCAACATTTACTCTATTATACTATAGACCTAAAAACTATCAAGGTCTATTACTAAAAAactcaaacataattttaaaatactaaaactCAAACAAATTAATGAAAGAAGCTTAAACTCAATACAAATGACAAGGTCTTTCGGTTCAactttaacttttatattagttgtaaaACTTGTTTGACCTTAGTAATAGTGTtgagtgaaaaattattttttagtaacttataatatttttttgagatACTTTTTTTAGGGTTTTGCAATAACCGCCGCGCCCCCGACGACCGGGTATAGGTCACGCACTTTAGCGCCATCTATTTTCGAGGCTAGTTGATTCAACAGGTGAGTTATTATACATTCCTTAGCGGATTTCGAAGTAAAAAGTCcaaatatctattttattttctccacCTTAATTAGGTCTCCAACACCAATTGTATTGTGTTAGATCAAGTCAAACATTATATCatgtgtttcttttattttcggTCCTTACCCTGCAAAATCACATTTTTGTATTCAAATGTTATCTTATTCTCTTGCTCATGTTTTGTACATTGACAAACCAAGGTAAAATCatgtaattttcaattaaaagtaTCATGAATAGGAATTACATGAAGTTCTATACTATTGGAttgttttttcataaatttcataTGAACTGAAAATATCAcataaaatatttctataaatCTACTCTGAGGCAGACTCACTTTGGATTGAAGTAGTTTAGCCCCctaattttattacaaattaaaaaattaatatgatattatatatttatttgtaaaataatctgattttttattcaataaataaatttttatcttttttgtataGTTAGTAAAgaaatttaatctaaaattagatattataatttattaaactgcaattatcataaaattattttttatttagtaagtTGTGTAAAATCATGAATCCAAATCGACCCAGACTAATCCGGATAATTTGGGTTGGATCATTTATGTAGTTGGATCAAAATCGTACAAAAAAATGCTTATTACAGTATTCGAAAAACAAAGATATTCACAAGTAGCATAAATTGATGAATAAGTTAATAACAACCAAAAAATATGGGTTAACATTTATGAAAATGTGAAGGAAgtggattgaatagaaaattccaAAACTTATTGCattacaaaacattaaaaaatagacTTCTGGTATTTTATAACATCTTTGGTGTTCAAGTCATAGATCTTGCAAATGTTTACGATAGCATGTTGACTAAGACCTTCTAGACGGACAAGATTATCTAGTTCTTTGGAGGGCTTCAACACCTGATTCATACATatttatcagaaaaaaaaaagaaaaaaaaaccaaatgtAGTTAAACAAAGTAAATTTAGCATAGtttaaatatcaaaaaattattttttaagtttaaataataaACTATTATGATAATCATGATCCACAATTTGTGTATAGGCATTCACCTCGTCACCCCATCCCAAACACCCTCACCTCTACCAAAAAAACCAAGCAACTCTACCAAAAAACCAAGCAATCCAACTTATAATTGGTGCCTACTTGTAAGATTGTGTTCAACCCACCTTTGAAATCACTTTCACATCCCAACATCTATTAATACTAAAACACAATATGTAAATACTCACCCAACAGGGTTCATTCGAACTATGGCTTTGACTTTTAGAGTTCTTATGCTCAGTTTGTGTGTAAGTGTTTGAAGTTTTGTTGCCATCTGAGACTAGTTGGAGCAATTTCTCACTTCcctaaacaaaattatatgaaaCAAATAAGAGAATTAATAGTCAAGATGCAAACTCCGAACCTACAGGAATAAATCTATAGGGAGAAGACATCAACAGGAGGAAGTCCTTGTGACAGCAAAGTTAGCAATAGAACGAACCTGCAGGGCTCTCCAGTGAGAATAAGTGCGAAATAAAACCCAGAAGAACGGGACATTAGGCAAAGGTAAAATCTGCAAGGTAAAAAGATATGGATATCAATTGACAAAACAAGAATGAATtacatattaaagaaaaaaggtaaagtcaataatatattgatagtTAACATTAACTTAACACACTTACGCCACATGCTGCACTCAATGGGATTAACAAAACTGAACCATAGAAGTATTTCCTGTGGATAATTGCTCCCCTGAATAGTAacacttaaaattaaatcacaTGAAGCAGTAATACAATCCAGGTTAACACAAAAATGATGTTTTCCGGCACATTACCTCACAGCAATATGTCTCAGTCTTCGACGAACAAGTTGAGCATTCAAACtgaaaatatattgttaatgtTATCGATATACAaggttgaaaaaagaaaagcaaaactaTCCATAATGctaacttttcttcttcttcattcacatCATGTTTccacataaaatttatacacaATTACACTAAAGAAAATTGGTTCTCTCAacctataatattttcatatttaaattcaagATTGAAGGTAAAACAACCAGGAAAAGCCCCTAGATGGAAAGCAGACATAATTTAATCTCTCATTTCACACTGCTCCATTGTCCACATTAAAAATATCAAGGAATTGCAAGAATTGAACCGTTAAATATAGTAACCACAAACAAACAAGCAAGCCAAAGACCAACAAGAAGAGAGAGGACACATTTCATTTCAATTCAATGGTAAAATGAAAGTTGAACCCAGATGTCGATCGACTCAGCCCAAAAATGACGTTACTACATAACCCATTATAGACCTAGAAGGGGGGACAGATTGTACTTTACACTTAGAATGGTTCTGAGCTAGGTCTCCTTTCTCGGAGACATGACCTAGCGACAGGAACAAAAGTAAAACTTAAAACAAACAACACATGTTACACATCTAAACAAAGTCCAGCACCAACCTTGATGGATAGATGATTTCAACACTAGTGATTTCCTTCGATATAGACTTCAAAAATATCTCCGAGGGCTTAACCCGC
The Glycine max cultivar Williams 82 chromosome 16, Glycine_max_v4.0, whole genome shotgun sequence genome window above contains:
- the LOC100778042 gene encoding uncharacterized protein C23H3.12c, whose translation is MRAKLLVFPLRGRNWCFSRTIDHSLLSASHASSQSSPSTLKGLWTNINVRDKPLNAKAELFVDYIANKMNSVWIGLEKAPEGSFKNKIHGLGLRLLSRVKPSEIFLKSISKEITSVEIIYPSSLNAQLVRRRLRHIAVRGAIIHRKYFYGSVLLIPLSAACGILPLPNVPFFWVLFRTYSHWRALQGSEKLLQLVSDGNKTSNTYTQTEHKNSKSQSHSSNEPCWVLKPSKELDNLVRLEGLSQHAIVNICKIYDLNTKDVIKYQKSIF